Proteins encoded by one window of Gordonia jinghuaiqii:
- a CDS encoding PadR family transcriptional regulator: MLSFGEELTGNDLKKWADWSIGFFYWSPSVSQVYAELKKLEDQSLVVSRKVSDEGVRGRRVYGITDKGLEALRSWSRSADIDIPVLKDGVMLRMYMGHLQTPEELKRVVHAHIANLRAAAERAALHAEHSEAEPGWAFSQLSLRWAHRHYQSEIELAEELLGEIDAAAERFETIAERDERGLPIPKNPGVWRDLPAERGEPG, translated from the coding sequence ATGTTGTCGTTCGGGGAGGAGCTGACCGGCAACGATCTGAAGAAGTGGGCGGACTGGAGCATCGGGTTCTTCTACTGGAGTCCCTCGGTGAGTCAGGTGTACGCCGAGTTGAAGAAGCTCGAGGATCAGTCGCTCGTCGTGTCGCGGAAGGTGTCCGACGAAGGTGTGCGCGGCAGGCGCGTCTACGGAATCACCGACAAAGGACTCGAGGCGCTCCGCAGCTGGTCGCGTTCGGCGGACATCGACATCCCGGTTCTCAAAGACGGTGTGATGCTCCGTATGTACATGGGCCATCTCCAGACGCCCGAGGAACTCAAACGTGTTGTGCACGCACATATCGCGAATCTCCGCGCGGCAGCGGAACGTGCTGCGCTGCACGCCGAGCATTCCGAAGCCGAGCCGGGCTGGGCGTTCTCTCAGCTGAGTCTGCGCTGGGCGCACCGCCACTACCAGTCGGAGATCGAGCTCGCCGAAGAGCTGCTGGGCGAGATCGACGCGGCCGCAGAGAGATTCGAGACCATCGCTGAGCGCGACGAGCGCGGTCTGCCGATCCCCAAGAACCCCGGCGTGTGGCGCGATCTCCCTGCGGAGCGGGGCGAGCCTGGATGA